In Canis aureus isolate CA01 chromosome 25, VMU_Caureus_v.1.0, whole genome shotgun sequence, the genomic window TGTCTGGGCCACTCAATACCCAAAATAAGGTGactggggaggcccaggaggcccaCTAGGTTCCAGATGGATGAGAGAAAGGGAGGACAATCATGAATTCCCTGCCTCCTTCTGCTCTGTCCCATTaagggatggaggaggagaaaaTGGAACAGATTTGCTCCCCAGATTCTTTCTATCTAGAAATCGAATGCCAGGGATAGCGATTGGCATTCCCTGCCCACCCTGTTAGGACAAGAGGCCTAGCTTCCCCACCCTTCCTGCCCTTatcgtgcccccccccccaggcctccccccatAAAACCTGAAGTCTGATCATGCCAGGCATGCCACCAACCTAAAGGGCTCCTCTCAGAAGCCCAAAGGTGGGGGCCAAGTTCTATGCCATCTGACACACATTCTCCATTTCAGTATCCCCTGAACTGGGCTGAGATTCTTTATTCTCTTGCTCCACCTTGGCCACTGTCTCTACTGTTTCGGTACCCATGAGGATGGCCAGCCGCTGGGTCATGGTCTTGGTGTCAGGGAACAGGATAAAGTTGTAGATCAGTGAAGCCAGGACAGCTCCTGTCAGGGGTCCCACCCAGAAAAcctgagggggcagagggaagtggGAATGAGCTATCAGGATTATATGGTAGCTTTGGGACCCTTGCCTGCTTCCCTACTATTAACTTGGTCTCCAAGGACCCCTCAGGCTGTTTACAAGGTGACAAAATTGAGAAGCAGGCCCACCAAGTCTATGCAGGTGAGGTGACCTTGCTTTCCACAGGGCGGGCCCAGTCTCCTCACCATTCCTGTTTCCCTCCTCTTGCCTCCTGTTCCAACCAGGAGCCCTGGCTAAGGGCTGTTCCTGCCTGTGctggtgtgtgtgtctatttctgtttgtctttttctttatccaAGTTTGGAAACTGGTCCAGCTGGAGGAAGTGAATAAAGAAACAGCCAGGACTGGAGGCCTGAGCCCAGGCTGCATCTCCTGCCCTGGCCCATTTACTGACAGTCCACTGGGTGCCCCTGGCTACTGAAgctggaaagaaaggaagtacGGGCCAGGATGCTTGCCTGTGTCTTCCGACCTTAGGGAAACCCTCACTGGGGGGGTTGAGATGGTTCATGATACGGGCACTTGTGTCCCCGAGTCCCTGTGGCCCCCCTTGCTGGTGAAAGCCACTGTCCCTGCCGCCCCTGCTCAGGCCCTCCCCTCCCACGGCTGCCAGCACAGGCTCTCACccagtggaccttgaactttccAACGATGATGGCAGGGCCGAAGGAGCGGGCCGGGTTCATGGAGCAGCCGGTGAAGTAGATCTGGGGGGCGAATGTAGGTTCAGGATGTTAGGGGGCTTAAGGCCCGGGAGGGGACAGCCCCCTCTGCTCCGACTCAGAGGCTTGGTCCCGGTCTTGGCCattgcagcatcgaatcccagaCCCAGACTGTGGGAACACAGCCTCGGCCCGACGCATGAGGGGCTCGGGGAGGGACGCTTCCTGGCCTTTGGGGCCCCTGCGGCCTCCTCGGGGGAGGGACCAGTGTGTGCACGTACACGGCGCCCCCTTAGCCTCTTACCCCAATGAGGTGGCCCAATGACAGAGAGATCCCGATCATGGTGgccggggagcctgatgtctgACGGCTGTCGGTGGAAGCAAAAATACAGAGCACCAGCTGCAGAGTCAGAACCAGCTCCACTGCCACGGCCTGGCCGGTCGAGGTGCTGCTCCGGACCTGGGTGAGGAGGCGGCGCTGGGAGTGATGCGGCTCCACCAGGGGATGGTGGCCCCCTCCGGCTCACGTCCCCTCGCTGCTGCCACCGGTTCCTGGACTCAGGGGGTGGAGCGAGCAGAGAGCTGCGCCCTGGAGTCGGGGTCAGCCCTGGACGCTCTGTCCCCACAGAAGGGAGTGGGTGGCATCCCTCCCTACCCACAGGTTGGCGGAGGGGGCACCCAAGGCCCAAGTGGAAGGGAAGGCTCAGGGCAGCAGAGGGGTAAGTTTTTGAGCGGACTGGGAGGAGACCTGGGGAAGTAGGTGGAAGGCTGGATGAGGAGGGGAATCTGGGGGAGTGAGGCCGACCTCGGGGTGCTGCGGAAGGAGGAACATGGGCACCCAGGGGAGCAGGCCCATGGGCATGCCAGGTCCCCTGCGACCACCCGCAGCCCCAGGCCTCTCTGGCTACCCTGACCCTTCAGTGCCTGGTCCTTCCCTGACTCCTGCCCCTTGGTGTGGCTTCTATCTGTCCCACCTGTTCCCTGTACCATAGCCCCATTCTTGCTCTGCGCACTAGGGCCACAGCCTGGGTCCCCGGGGGCCCGGGGCTCAGCCCTGAGCAGCCAAGGAGCAGGTGGCTGAGTTACTACCCCCCGGTCCCCTCTTCTCAGGCCTGGCCCTCCACCCTTACCGCCTGCGCGGCACCCCTGCACCTACCATGTTAACCCCCAGGGTCTCTCGGATGTCCCCCGGTATGACCCCGTAAAGCACGGCAGCCCCCAGGGTGGCCCCCGCCAGCTGGGCAGCCACATAGGCCATGGCACGGGGCAGGGAGATCTGGGAGCCCACGAGGAAGGCCAGAGTCACGGCAGGGTTGATGTGGCCCCCACTGGTCTTCCAGGTGATCTGCACAGCCACGGCCGTGGCCAGGTTGAAGGTGATGGCCGTCTGGAGCACGGTGGGAAGCCCCGTGGGCCAGGGCAGGGCCGAGCCCACCCCGAAGAACACGTAGAGCCCCGTGGCCAGGAACTCCGCGAACAGCGCCCTGCTGGCCGCTCTCCAGAGGTCGCCCAGCAGCATCCCGGCCGCTCCCCGCTGCCCCGGCCACGTCCCGCTGCCTCCGCTGCTTCGGGCCGCTCCGCTGGCCTCTGATCTCGGCTACCTCCTGGGGTCCCTTGCCTCTGGCCTGGCTCCTCCGGCcccccacctgcagcccctcTCCTTGGCTACTGCCCCAGGGACCCGCTGCTCAGACTGGCAGGGGACAGGCCAAGGGGACCCTGTGTGTCCCGACGGGGAGGCGTGGGGCTGATAAGCCGAGCGCTCACATGCTTGCTCCACCCCAGCTCACCTGACAGCTggcggggggaaggggggcagccCCAGGCGCTGAGCTGGAACCCCCGGGTTCCCAAGCTGGACAGGGGCCCAGCCTGAGGGTGGCAGGTACAGGAGCAGTGGCAGGTGTGGGATTCCAGGCTGCTCACATCCCCATGTCGGCGTAGATGCGGCAAGCTCATCAGATCCCGAGTCCAAGGCCGGCTCAGAGGGTCCCGTGCGCTCCCAGAGGCCCGTTCtcctggctccctctgcctgcgggCTCTGCTCCAAACGGGCTCACACTACTCTGCCCCATAACCCCGGATGGGAAATGAAGCTCTTCCCTCCGTCCCGCCTAAATCCCTACTCACAGAAAGAAGATGCGCCTAGAGCCAAGTTTACTGAGGACCTGGGCCTGTGTGGGTGccgaggggacagagggaggaggggtttgttccacagctgagcagaTGACACACACGGCAGTGGAGAATTTCCCCTGTGAGCTGGGAATTTCCACTGGCTTGTCCTTGGCTTCTCCCTttcagcccctctcccttccGCCCTGCTCTCCTCCTTCTCAGGGGCCTGAGCAACTCCTCTCAAGTCTCACACAGGACAGCTGAGTCATTTGCGTGGCAGTGCTGGGCCTAAGGTCACCCGTGCCCTAGGCT contains:
- the AQP6 gene encoding aquaporin-6, producing the protein MLLGDLWRAASRALFAEFLATGLYVFFGVGSALPWPTGLPTVLQTAITFNLATAVAVQITWKTSGGHINPAVTLAFLVGSQISLPRAMAYVAAQLAGATLGAAVLYGVIPGDIRETLGVNMVRSSTSTGQAVAVELVLTLQLVLCIFASTDSRQTSGSPATMIGISLSLGHLIGIYFTGCSMNPARSFGPAIIVGKFKVHWVFWVGPLTGAVLASLIYNFILFPDTKTMTQRLAILMGTETVETVAKVEQENKESQPSSGDTEMENVCQMA